A window of Theropithecus gelada isolate Dixy chromosome 8, Tgel_1.0, whole genome shotgun sequence genomic DNA:
AGTGTGGGGTGATATGGTTGTGAAGGAatgaggccaagcacagtggctcatgcctgtaatcccaaatgcTTTGGGAatctaaggtgggaggatcacttgagcccaggagtttgagactagtcggaccctgtctctacaaaaaatgtttaaaacattatctgggagtggtgatgcatgcctgtagtcctagctatgcaggaggctgacgtgggaggattgcttgagctgggaggttgaggctgcagtgggctgagatcacaccactgcactccagtctgagtgacaggaAAAACAAGGAATGAGATAACCTTTGAAGAGAGCCGGTCATGGTGCCTGGCAAAGAGGGGGCTCTTAATAAATGGGcctgcttttcctttcctcttctagCTCCCAGACAACTCTACTCCTGTGCTAAAAGGAAACGTTCAGGTACAAAAGTAGTTTCCAGGCAGGCACTAGGAGCTTAGTGTAGAATTCCCCCTGCCGGAGGGGCAACGCTGAGCCCACAGCAAGGAGGGGGCTGCAGGGCAGCAAGGGACATATTTCTGGCGAGCTGGTGGCCCTTTCTGGGCACCTCCCAAGTCACACCCTGTACTCGACTGTCCCTACGCACAAGGCTGATTCTAGGATCTGTGAAAAGATCTGTTGCTCCAGTTTGCAAAAATAGTAATGCCTGACTTGGAGAGTGAGGGACAAGGCAGCCAGATGTCTTCCCCGGAGAACCCTgagcccccagcccagcctcccgcCAACCAGAGCTGCCGCCTCTGCTGCCCCAGCCCCCTCCATCCCacaccctcccttcccccatcccttgAACATCTGGTTTCAATCTGCTCCAGATGTTGTGGCCAAGCTGTTTTATGGCCAATCACCTCAGCTCCGCTTCCTGAAGGCCTCCCTCCACTTCGGGAAATGGACCCTCCTCGTCCCCTTCCTTGGGACCCCAGCCACCTCTTTCCTAGCATGGAGAAGAGACACATACAGAAGCCAAATGGAACTGCTAGCGTCCTCAGAGCGGTtgcctcccctccctccactTTGTGGGATGCCCAGGGTTAAAAGGAAAGATGCTGGTCCAGGGACAGAGGAACGGCAGTCAAGGGTGGGTGTGCACCTGAGAAGAGGAGTTTCGGTTGTGAGTTGTGTGTGTCGGGGaccaagcgtgtgccaccatgtgtTTGTGTCAggtatgtctgtgtgtttgtgcctGCACAGCGGAACCCCTCACCTGGAATCTGAAGCCTCCCCTTGTGGCTGCCATCTTCTTTTCCCTGGCTGCCTGCACTGCCAGACAGAGCTAACTCAGGGCCCCTCAGCTGGGCAGTGGCAGCTATGGGTTCAGGGTTGTCCCTCACCTGGAAGCTGTCTGTGCCTTCTAGGCTGTCCTCTAAATCCAGCCCAGGGAGGGTACgtatgtaggggtgtgtgtgtgtgtgcactggcACGTGGACCTCTCTCCCTCCACCAAGTCAGAGCAGGCCAGAAAGGACCCCAGGGTGGACTCCAGCGGACCTTCTGACCCAGCTCTGTCTGACTGGTGCTTCGAGCAAGTATGGCAGGGTTGGCTGTACGCCGGGACTTGCCATCTGGACAgaggaaggagaagcagaaggcTCTCCGAAGGAACCTGCCTGGGGACCCCCACAACCCTACCTCCATTCTGCCTTCATGCTCCACTATGAGGTCTCTGGGAGCCAATCTCTCCTCCCAAGAAACCCAAAAGGGTTCACAAAAGGAAGACTGGAGCCTGACCCTCTGGAGGACTGAAACCCTCTCAGCTGGGAGTGGAGAATCCTATGCGGGCCCGCCCAGAGGCAGAAGGGTTGATCCGGAGTCACTCCATCCTCAGAATGCTGGATTTGAGCTGCTGCCCACTACTccctttgtttttcaaaacttggagtctcactctgtggcccaagctggactgcagtggcatgatcatagcttactgcagccttgaactcctgggctcaagtgatcctcccacgtcagcctcccaagtagctaggactacaggtgcgtgacaCCACGTCCTGCTCCACTCCACTACGGCTTTAAAACAAGCTTCCATGCTGTCTGTGACTCCACAGCCCCCCCTGGTGATATTCTGGAACTAGGCACAGACTTGCTTAACTGGCTTTGTGGAGGGGACCCCTGGGGGTGTCACTGTGTCTGAAACAGGACTATCCCAGGTAGCCCCTGACATACACTAAAGGAGACAGGCATAGGGCAGAAAAGGAGAAGATTCTGGTTTCTCAATCAAAGCCTGGGCACTATCACTTACTGGCTGTGAGACACGAGCAAggctttgtgcctcagtttctactTCTGTTAAGTGGGAATACTACTCCCCAGAAACATCGTGAAGACTAAAGAAGCTGATGTGTGTGACAGCACCCAggtgcctggtgcatagtaggcCCTCAGGAGCCGTCATCTGCCCTTCCGCTTTCCTTTCTACCCCAAAAAGGCTATGCCCTGAGCTCTGGATGACACACATGAACGTGGCCTTGAGTCAGGCAGTGTTGGTGAGGACTTTGACTTCTCTAGAGCTTTTCTACTCCAGCACAGGACCGTATCAATAAGTTCATAATAgatgcaggccaggtgcagtgactcaagcctataatcccagcactttgggaggcaggaggatcacttaagcccaggagtttgagaccagcctgggcaacacagggaaactccgtctctacaaaataaaacattttttaaaacctagctgggcagggtggcatatgcctgtggtcccagttgctctggaggctgagatgggaggatcacttgggtcccagaggttgaggctgcagtgaaccatgatcatgccactgcactccagtctggacaacagaggaagaccctgtctcaagaaataaatataatggccaggcacagtggctcactcatgcctgtaatcccagcactttgggaggctgaggtgggtggatcacttgaggtcaggagttcgagatcagcctggccaacacggtgaaagctcatctctattaaacatacaaaaattatgcaggcgtggtggcatgtacctgtagtcccagctacttgggaggctgaggctggagaattgcttgaacctgggagggggaggttacactgagctgagattgtgcactgcactccagcctgggtgacaaagtgaggctccaTCCCAAAACTAATaatgacaatgataataaaatGATAGAGGCAGAAGTGACTCGGATCTGTAAACGGGAGCTCTGTTGGGGAGCGGGCACACTCAGGCACTTGGAACAGGGACATTTGGTGGCATCTGGGTCTGGAGCAATGGCAAGCTGCTGTAGTAGGAAGGCTTCAAAGCCTCCAGAGGCTCCAAACGGGGCCTCCAGATGCTGTGGGTCCTCTCCTAGGAGGCCCCATGTGGGAGGACCCATATGGGAAACACTGGGTGGGACCAAAAGACTCCAAAGTCCCTTCCAAGCTGGAGACTCAGCTCTACATCCTGAGCCCCGCCTCCCACAGTGGACCAGGTGCTCCCTTGGAGCTGATTCCAGGTGGCCTGTCCTGTGGGCATTGCCACCTGAGTTCCTCTGTGGTTTGCAGAACTCACCCACCCCATCACTGGCCCAAAGAGATGAGGCACttgtcctgcctcaggctcccgagtagctgtgattacaggtgcccaccaccacgcccagctaattttgtattttcagtagagatggagtttcaccatattggccaggctggtcttgaacccctgacctcctgtgatccacctgcctcagcctcccaaagtgctgggattactggcgtgagccaccgcgcccagccctaggTGGAAATTCTAACTCCAAGGTGATGGTTTTAGGAATCGGGGCCTTGGAAggagatgaggtcatgagggtggggccacatgagtgggattagtgcctttatgaAACGGCCCAAGatggcctggagcagtggctcatgcctataatcccaagcactttgggaggcctagatgggaggatcacttgaggccaggagtttgaggccagcctgggcaacaaggtgaaaccccccaactctacaaaaaaaaaaaaaaaaggaggggtaaGAGAGCTTGCTCATCCCTTtcaccctgtgaggacacagtgaaaagagCCATCTgtgaagcaggccctcaccagacacagcttctgccagcaccttgatcttgacctcctgagtctccagaactatgagaaatgaaTCTGCGGTTtttgagccacccagtctgtggcattgtGTCACAGCAGCTCAAATGGACTGAGACGAGCAGGGCCCTCAGGCCATGGTGGTTTATTGATGCACGTCGCAAGCACAGCACAGGCAGGTGGACCCCAGCCCCGGGGGGACATGAGGGCCAGGGGAGGGCAGCAGGCCACCCCTACAGCAATGCTGTCAGCACAGGGGGAAGGAAAGGGCCTGGGCCATGTTCTCTCCTTCTCCACACCTCTCCCCGCAGGAAGCCTCCAGGCCTCCTGACCCATCCCAGAGAGACAGCTGGCCACACAATTCCCCCTGGCTACAGAGAGGCGACAGTTGTCCACCTGCCCCTCACCGAGGTATGGTCTTGCCGGCCCGCAGCTGCTTCCGTCCTTCATCATGGAAATCCAGCTGCTCATCCATCATCTCCGTCACCTCTGAGAAAGTCACTGTGAGGCTGCACTCTTCTCTGCCTGATGTCACCTCCATCATCCCCCAAACAGCCGGCGGCTGCTGTCAGCCCCTCCCACAGGCTCTCTGTTTGCTTTGCTGATTGTAGGGAGTCCACCCTGGTGACCTGTGCGACAGTAGGAATGAGGCAAAAACACAAGGAGGCCCGGGAAGGACGTCACCAAGAACTCCCCGGGTAGCGGCTTCCGGCcagcagggtggcaggagagcaGACAGAGCCAGTGGGCAGGGGAGAGGTGGAGCAGCAGAGGGTCCACAGTCCAGGTCACACACGGGCACAGTACAGTCACGGCACCGTGGCAGAGCAAGTGAGCAAAGTGCACGGCTGGTCGGGGTGCCGGGGCCCGCGGGACAGCTCGAAGATCTCATGTTCCATGCCAGGCCCCAGCAGAGCATGAGGCGGCCCACTCCCAGGTGAGGAAGGGGCACTTCTGGGTCTCAGGggtctcctccccctcctcaacCCCGGTGGCTGCTGTCTCAGACCCCCGCACTCTAAGCAAGGAGAAGGTATGCTGGGGTACGGAAGGAAGGAACACCCGACAGCCTGACGCCCCCAGTgccaagagaagaaagagaattcCTTTCTAGAAAGCAGGGGGAGTGTCCCGGTGGGCAGGTGGAGAAGGAGGGACAGCTCTCCCATGCAGGAAGAGGGTTCTTTGGGGCAAGGAGCAGCCAGGGTGTCATGGTGGTGCAGGAGACTATTTATAGAAGAAAGGGATCCGGGCCTGGAGTGGGAAGCCCCAGAGACCCAGCTCAGCAGGGAGGGGGCATTCTGTGGTTGGCCCTGAGTGGGGTGAGTGGGACTAAGAAAGATCGCCCCACAGCTCTCTGCATCTCCTCTGGAGGCAGCCAAGCTACACGTGGGCTTTGGCCCAGAGGGGCTTCCCTGGGAGAGCCCCAGGAGGTGGGCAGGTCTTTGGGACATAGAGACCTGGATGAGGCAAAGAACAGTAGGACAAGGAAACCAGAGGAAAAGGGAAGTTCTCCAGAAATCCAGCTCAGCTGCCAACTACGGAGGAGGAGAAGCCTTTCCACGTCCACCAGGCCGGGGGTGGGCCACACTTACCAAGAGGACCACCGTCTGTTGCCTCCAATGCCAAGGGGCGGGGGGAGGGCAGCTGGGCAGAGTGGAGGGAGCAGGGGGgtaggagagagaaagcaagctccCTGAACCTGGGCTACCCACCTCCACCTTCTGCTCCTCTCTCCCTCGCCCCCCAGCTCCCCAGGAGTCCCTAGCGGCCCACGCTGATGTTGCAGGTCTTGCAGCTGGGGTCCTTCTTGGCATCGGCAGTAGACAGGCTCATGAGCTGGTGACCGCTGATCTCCCCCAGGGTGCCCAGGGACAGGTCGACAGGCTCGGTGTAGATGATCTCCAGGATGAGGTCCTGGGCGTGGCGGAAGACCAGCTCCCCGTCCTCCACGCTGCAGGTCAGGAACTTGTTGCAAGCAATGTCCAGGAGGGGCAGGCGGTCGCGGCAGAAGCGGTCCCCCAGGGAGCCTTTGGGCGCCAGCACCAGGATAGCATAGTGGTAGGCCGTGTACATGCAGTAGAAGTCCGCAAAGTAGAGGTTGGTGCTGGGATTGAAGAGGCGCTGAGCTGGGATCTGGAAGCGCCAGCGGCCGTAGGGGGAATCCTGCGGGGGCTGGCCCGTGTTGAACTCCGTGTTGCAACTGAAGAAGACCCCGTGGAGCATACCGCTGGTGGGGGAGCCGTGGCTGCCGCTGTTGTCCTTCAGGTAGGGCTGCAGCATGTTCCCGCAGTGGGTCCTGCCCACCCCAGGGAGACACGCCAAAGGGAAGAGAAGATGCGGCTGGTGAGCCGGGCTGAGGCTTGGCTGCTGCGTGTGGTCgaggagggagggagccagcCCAGCTCCCAGCCCTCCCCCAGCCGCCTCCACTAGTTGCAAATAGAACATTCCAGAATGCAAGAGCAGAGAGGGCCCTGGAGAGGGATTCATCCAGCCCACTCCTTCTCAGAGAAGAGATGTGAAGCTGTCACTCCCCAACTTGAAACCCTTTGATGGGGCGTGCGTGAAAAGCACGGCGGCTCATGATCTGATCTCTGTGGTCTCCTCGCCACTCCCCACCTCCTGCCATCACACCTACTTACCCACCCCCTGCACACGCAGTCTCCTGCCTCTGTGCCCCCTGTGCAGGACTCTTCCCCCTGCTGCACTGACCGCCCTCTCCACCTTCCTCCGGCTGGCTTGGCAAACTTCTAATCAGCCTTCAAGCCTCAGCCACGCGTCTGCTCCCCACTAAAACCTTCCAGGAACAGCAGACACCTGCACTTGACAAATATTTGGCTGCCTACTATGTGCAGGACACCCAGTCTTctaactgtgttgcccaggctgaactcctggcctccagtgatcctccggctttggcctcccaaagtgctaggattgcaggtgtgagccacttcatcGGCCAGGACACTGAACTGTGCTCAACAATTACACGTACCTTTCACATGAAATCTTTCCATACTGTCTCGCTGACTGGATTCTGAGGTTCTCAAAAGGGTGAACTCTGCCTTTATCTTTACATCCTGGCACCAAGtaaggtgcctggcacacatgGGTGCTCCCTGTCTCTCTCATTCTCGCTGATAAAGGAGTCCAAACTGGGCCACTGACTCACtttccaagctggagtgcagtggtacaatcacagctcactgcaagctcgaactcctgggctcaagtgatccacacccggctaattctttaaattttttgtagagattgggttctcactatgttgctcaggctcatcttgaactcttgggctcaagtgatcccatcttggcctcccaacatgctgggattacaggtttgagccaccaagCAGGCCTTGCTTCTTTAATACAAACCCCAAAGACTCCCAAGGTCCTCACTGCCCTGAGGTTAAAACTGCCCTGACTCTAAGGATAAAGGcagacagaggccaggcacagtggctcatgcctgtaatcccagcaccttgggaggccgaggtgggtggatcacctgaggtcaggagtttgagaccagcctggccaacatagtgaaaccccgcttcattaaaaacacaaaaattagcctgccatggtggcgcacacctgtggtcccagctactcaggagactgaggcaggagaatcattttaacccagaaggcagaggttgcagtgagcggagatcacgccactgcactccagcctgggtgacagcgagagactccgtctcaaaaaaaaaaaaagaggcagagcaGCTGCTTGCCCTGGCTGAGCCTCAGAAGGATGTGGTCTTGGAGCACTTTCCAGCAGGCCTGGGGAGGGTGGGTACTCCTGGTCCTGCTTCACTCTTGCCTGATCCTGGCTGTCTTCAGTGACAAGTGACTCCCTGGCTCGAATGAACAAGCTGCTTCCCTCTGGGCCTCGTGCTCCTCTTCTGTAGGCCAAGGGTGTTGGATCAGATCACCAATTTTCGAACACTTTTAGACTGcagcatctctctcttttttcccccaaaagaaaTTATACGTGGAAGGCTCACAGGCAAATAAAATTGAGGCTGCTCTGGTTGGACATCAGGTGTGGGGCCCACCAAGCCTCATCCTCTGGTCCCCCCAACCCCATGGCAGCATTCTAAGGGGTTCACTGACATGTCTCCCTGGAGGGAGCACCCAGTTTGAAAAGCGATGAGCTGGGTGCTTCCTCAAACCTTTTGTGATCAGAACACTCATTTTATGCActccctgccacctccccttTGGCCCCAGGGCCTGAATCAGAGAGACCTGTGGTGGTAGACCCCCATGAAAAGAACTGTcccgggccgggcgtggtggctcacgcctgtaatccctgcactttgggaggccgaggcgggcggatcacgaggtcaggagatcgagaccatcctggctaacacggtgaaaccccgtctctactaaaatacaaaaaattagccgggcgcggtggcgggtgcctgtagtcccagctactcgggaggctgaggcaggagaatggcgcgaacccgggaggcggagcttgcagtgagccgagatggtgccactgcactccagcctgggcgacagagtgaagactccgcctcaaaaaaaaaaaaaaaattaaaaaaaaaaaaaaaaaaaaaaaagaaaagaactgtcccAGAGCGGGAGCAAACCCAGATCTCATTCTCCCAGGCTCGTTAGTACAACACTCTTGCAGAAGGCCCTGTCCCCAGAGCCCTTGATCTTCCCTGAGCCCAATCCCCAAAGCAGCAGTCTCTTCAGAGCCAGCCTGGTGACGTCAGGGCATGTCAATCCTAGAGGAGGGACTGGCAGCCACGGGGGTGGGGGTGACCTCAGACAGCCAGGACAGGAACAGGaagggctgggagggaggagaggcctGGCGGGTCCAGCCGGGAGCCCGCACCCATACCTGGCATGCTGGAAGTACTCCTTGTGATGGTTGCGGTAGAAGACGGAGAAGCGGAGCATGCGGCCTGCGATCTGCTCGGCCTTCTCCTGCAGCTGAGCCAGGTGCTCCTTGGCATAATCTACAAGATCCCAGATGCAGTGGGTGAGCTGAGGGCCAGCTGAGGAGCACAAACACCTCCTgtccccaccctaccccacccTGTGCGTGCCGGCCAACCTCTGCCTGTCAGAACAGCAGAGGCGACTAGACAGTCGCAGAACCTTAAACTCAGATGGGAACAGGCCAGCTGGCCTCTGCTGGAAACACAGAGCGCTGCATGCTGTCTGTCCTCATCACCTCTGCAACCACAATGCCAGAGTCTCGGGGCTCTCTGGGTcacaaaaaggcagagggtcGCCCAGTAATCCCGCCAGGGTGCCCAGGGGCTGTGATCCCAGGCTATCCTCATGTGAAAAGAGGACTCATGGGAAAAAGGAAGACTTGAGAGGGCTTGAGGTCCTTTTGGGAAAGTCCCTCAAATCCAGTAGATAGGAAGCTGCCCACACCACCCCCATGGAAGCCAGCTGTAGCTACAGGTGAGGGCTCCTGAGGGGCTAGGGAGAAGCGAGACCAGGCAATGTTTAGGCAGTCCTGGGTCTGGAGCAATGGCTCTCAGCTTGAGCATCTCAGGAGAAACAGGGAAGGCTGGAAACAGGATAGCAACATTGAACCCTGGAGCCCCAGGAAGGCTGCTGTTGGCACATACAGCTCCTTGGTACAAATTAGAAGAAGCTGCCCTTCCCTCTTTGTGGATGCATCCCTGGCCAGGGTGCTCGGTTTGGAGAGAGGAGTGTGGACTGGATTGCAGCCAGATCCCCAATTTGAATTAAATGCCCACTGCACATGGAGGTCTCAGGGGAAACCGAGCTTTCCCCTCCAGGAGCAAGAGGCCTCCAGAGAGTGGGGTTCTGCAGCAGAACTAAGAAAAAACACCATTCAGCCAgccgcggtggttcacgcctgtgatcccagcactttgggaggccgaggcgggcggatcacctgagtcaggagttcaagaccagcctggccaacatggtgaaaccccatctgtactaaaaatgcaaaaaaaagtagccaggcgtggtggtgggcgcctgtaatcccagctactcaggatgctgaggcaggagaatcgcttgaatccgggaggcagaggttgcagtgagccaagatcatgccactgcactccagccaggagacgacaagagtgagactccatctcaaaaaaaaaaaaaaaaaaaaaaagacagaaggagaaaaaaaaaagaaaaagcaccacTCAAAAGACAacagcagctcaaggagaccTGGGGCATAAATCTTGGCAAAGGATGGAGCCAGCAGACTCAGAGGCCCGGGGCTGAGAATGTTCTGTGCCCCTTCCGTGTGACAGAGAGATCTGGAGCAGCTCTCACCGTGAACACCAAAAGAATGCAATCTTGTGGGGACAGACCCTGAGTCACGAGTGACCAAGCACACATAAGCCCGCTGTTTGTGCTGGAGTCTACAAGTTAAGTTCTGCTAAGAGAGTTTGCAGGGCCGTTGACC
This region includes:
- the PHYHIP gene encoding phytanoyl-CoA hydroxylase-interacting protein, with amino-acid sequence MELLSTPHSIEINNITCDSFRISWAMEDSDLERVTHYFIDLNKKENKNSNKFKHRDVPTKLVAKAVPLPMTVRGHWFLSPRTEYSVAVQTAVKQSDGEYLVSGWSETVEFCTGDYAKEHLAQLQEKAEQIAGRMLRFSVFYRNHHKEYFQHARTHCGNMLQPYLKDNSGSHGSPTSGMLHGVFFSCNTEFNTGQPPQDSPYGRWRFQIPAQRLFNPSTNLYFADFYCMYTAYHYAILVLAPKGSLGDRFCRDRLPLLDIACNKFLTCSVEDGELVFRHAQDLILEIIYTEPVDLSLGTLGEISGHQLMSLSTADAKKDPSCKTCNISVGR